Proteins from a genomic interval of Youhaiella tibetensis:
- a CDS encoding APC family permease codes for MTTNSTTDGQANQLRKNSLGVAAVTFLVVSAAAPLTAVAGGVPLSMLLGNGAGIPATFILVTVLLLLFAVGYVAMSRHVRNAGAFYAYTTRGLGGVAGGAAAIIAIVSYNCMQIGVFGLFGAATSGLLAGWGINLPWWVWCYVGIALVAVLGYRRVDISAKVLTVLVVLEYLVVLILDFAIIGQGGDSGLSLAPFTPAQFFQGSPAIGILFCFAAFIGFEATTIYSEEAKEPVRTVPRATYISVLLIGVFYMFTSWLMANGAGVDKLVGEIGGLADPTTFLFTLSDRYVGGWLTQLMSILFVTSLFAGVTAFHNGVARYMYVAGREGLLPAGVGVTHRQFQSPHVASVIQTIIAVAVITLFAVTGQDPVLNLFSWLTNVGTLGIIVLMAATSFAVVAFFSRNAGLEPNALKAWILPVVSGLAFLVVIFQIVINFGNLSGASGFLGWFLPSIVLIAAIVGAILAVGLKSRSNAAFEALGSARY; via the coding sequence TTGACCACCAATTCCACTACGGACGGCCAGGCCAACCAGCTGAGGAAAAACAGCCTCGGCGTGGCGGCCGTCACATTTCTCGTCGTTTCGGCAGCCGCGCCGCTGACCGCGGTCGCCGGCGGCGTGCCGCTCAGCATGTTGCTGGGCAATGGAGCGGGCATTCCGGCCACGTTCATTCTCGTCACCGTGCTGCTGTTACTGTTTGCCGTCGGCTATGTCGCCATGTCGCGCCACGTGCGCAATGCCGGGGCCTTCTACGCCTATACGACCCGGGGGCTCGGGGGCGTGGCGGGCGGCGCGGCGGCGATCATCGCCATCGTCAGCTACAATTGCATGCAGATCGGCGTCTTCGGGCTCTTCGGGGCAGCGACATCGGGCCTCCTCGCTGGGTGGGGCATAAACCTGCCCTGGTGGGTGTGGTGCTATGTCGGCATCGCCCTCGTTGCCGTGCTGGGCTACCGCCGCGTAGACATCTCGGCCAAGGTTCTGACTGTCCTCGTGGTTCTCGAATACCTCGTGGTGCTGATCCTCGATTTTGCCATCATCGGGCAGGGCGGGGATAGCGGGCTCAGCCTGGCGCCGTTCACGCCGGCACAGTTCTTCCAGGGCTCGCCTGCCATCGGCATTCTCTTCTGCTTCGCCGCCTTCATCGGCTTTGAAGCCACCACCATCTATTCGGAGGAAGCCAAGGAACCGGTGCGCACCGTGCCGCGCGCGACCTACATTTCCGTGCTGCTGATCGGCGTCTTCTACATGTTCACCTCCTGGCTGATGGCCAACGGGGCGGGCGTGGACAAGCTTGTCGGCGAAATCGGCGGGCTGGCTGATCCGACGACGTTCCTTTTCACGCTCTCGGATCGCTATGTCGGCGGCTGGCTCACCCAGTTGATGAGCATCCTCTTCGTCACCAGCCTCTTTGCCGGTGTCACCGCCTTCCATAACGGGGTTGCCCGCTACATGTATGTCGCCGGCCGTGAAGGCCTGCTGCCTGCCGGCGTCGGGGTAACGCACCGCCAGTTCCAGAGCCCGCATGTCGCTTCGGTCATCCAGACCATCATCGCGGTAGCCGTCATCACACTATTCGCGGTGACCGGCCAGGATCCGGTGCTCAACCTCTTCTCCTGGCTGACCAATGTCGGGACGCTGGGCATTATCGTGCTCATGGCGGCAACGTCCTTCGCGGTCGTCGCCTTCTTCTCGCGCAATGCCGGGCTCGAGCCCAATGCCCTCAAAGCCTGGATCCTGCCAGTCGTCTCGGGCCTGGCTTTTCTGGTGGTGATCTTCCAGATCGTCATCAACTTTGGAAACCTCTCGGGCGCCTCGGGCTTCCTCGGCTGGTTCCTGCCGTCCATCGTGCTGATCGCCGCCATCGTCGGCGCAATCCTGGCGGTGGGCCTAAAGTCCCGCAGCAATGCGGCCTTCGAGGCGCTGGGCAGCGCGCGCTACTGA
- a CDS encoding EamA family transporter — translation MAGTGESWLVWALLSATFAALTAIFAKVGIENVNSDFATFIRTIVILFAAGGMVYATGHWQSPSTVSPKTWLFLLLSGLATAASWICYFRALKIGPAGQVAPIDKLSVVLVAVFAFAFLGERYSALNWVGIALIAGGAVLVALP, via the coding sequence ATGGCGGGTACCGGGGAATCCTGGCTTGTCTGGGCACTGCTCTCGGCGACGTTTGCGGCGCTGACGGCCATCTTCGCCAAGGTGGGCATCGAGAACGTCAATTCCGACTTCGCCACCTTCATCCGCACCATCGTCATCCTCTTTGCTGCCGGCGGCATGGTCTACGCCACCGGCCACTGGCAGTCGCCGAGCACGGTGTCGCCGAAGACCTGGCTGTTCCTGCTGCTCTCGGGCCTGGCGACCGCCGCATCCTGGATCTGCTATTTCCGCGCCCTCAAGATCGGCCCGGCCGGGCAGGTTGCGCCCATCGACAAGCTGAGCGTCGTCCTCGTCGCGGTCTTCGCTTTCGCGTTCCTGGGCGAGCGCTATTCGGCGCTCAACTGGGTCGGCATCGCCCTCATCGCTGGCGGCGCAGTGCTCGTAGCGCTGCCCTAG
- a CDS encoding flavin reductase — MPDLVTRTEFRNAMARVCAPVNIITTDGAAGRGGFTATAMCSVSDEPPTLLVCMNGRSAQCDLFLANQRFCVNVLTHEHMHLAGKFAGGTQDMTERYAAAQWLSMASGTPALSDAIVNFDCEIESVQRVGTHNIMIGRVTSVRHRPDGNALLYMDRAYVHVPTQLGSFGG; from the coding sequence ATGCCCGACCTCGTGACCAGAACCGAATTCCGCAATGCCATGGCGCGCGTCTGCGCGCCGGTCAACATCATCACCACGGACGGCGCAGCCGGCCGTGGTGGCTTCACCGCCACCGCCATGTGTTCAGTGTCCGACGAGCCCCCGACCCTGCTCGTCTGCATGAACGGTCGCTCGGCCCAGTGCGACCTTTTCCTCGCCAACCAGCGCTTCTGCGTCAACGTGCTCACGCACGAGCATATGCACCTGGCCGGCAAGTTCGCCGGCGGCACGCAGGACATGACCGAGCGCTATGCGGCGGCCCAATGGCTCTCGATGGCCTCGGGCACGCCGGCGCTCAGCGACGCGATCGTCAACTTCGACTGCGAGATCGAGAGCGTGCAGCGCGTGGGAACGCACAACATCATGATCGGCCGGGTGACCAGCGTGCGCCACCGGCCAGACGGCAACGCCCTGCTCTACATGGACCGCGCCTATGTGCACGTGCCGACCCAGCTCGGCAGCTTCGGCGGCTAG
- a CDS encoding 4-hydroxyphenylacetate 3-hydroxylase N-terminal domain-containing protein, protein MRSEDFRADKTRPFTGAEYLASLRDDREVYINGERVADVTAHPAMRNSARSLARLYDALHDQNRRETLTSPTDTGSNGYTHKYFRVAKSSAELVAQQGAIAEWARMSYGWMGRTADYKAALMNTLGANADWYGPFKENAQAWHKRAQEAVLFMNHAIVNPPIDRHKPADQVKDVFVHITKETDAGIYVSGAKVVATSSALTHYNFLAQSSATVTEDPSLSVMFIVPMNAPGIKMFCRVSYEETANRVGQPFDYPLSSRFDENDAILVLDNAFIPWEDVLVLRDAPKILSFHPASGFMHGYCFQGCTRFAVKLDFLAGLLAKALRATGGDAFRGNQAALGEVIALRHMFWSFSNAMAYNPQPWANGAVLPNLEAALSYRTFMSEAYPRVIETIRRVIASGLIYLPSSARDFDNPEINRYLAQYVRGSNDMGHIERIKIMKLLWDATGTEFGGRHALYELNYAGAPEEVRLQVLKGAERGGRLKQMEELVDTCMSDYDENGWTGDTWLPPLAN, encoded by the coding sequence ATGCGTTCTGAAGACTTCCGCGCGGACAAGACGCGCCCCTTCACCGGAGCCGAATACCTGGCCAGCCTGCGCGACGATCGCGAGGTCTATATCAACGGCGAGCGGGTCGCCGACGTCACCGCCCACCCGGCGATGCGCAACTCCGCCCGCTCGCTCGCCCGCCTCTACGACGCGCTCCACGACCAGAACAGGCGCGAGACGCTGACCTCGCCGACCGACACGGGGTCGAACGGCTACACGCACAAGTATTTCCGCGTCGCCAAATCCAGCGCCGAACTGGTCGCCCAGCAGGGCGCCATCGCCGAGTGGGCTCGCATGTCCTATGGCTGGATGGGCCGCACCGCCGACTACAAGGCGGCGCTGATGAATACGCTGGGCGCCAACGCCGACTGGTACGGCCCCTTCAAGGAGAATGCCCAGGCCTGGCACAAGCGCGCCCAGGAAGCGGTGCTCTTCATGAACCACGCCATCGTCAACCCGCCCATCGACCGGCACAAGCCCGCCGACCAGGTCAAGGACGTGTTCGTGCACATCACCAAGGAGACCGATGCGGGCATCTACGTGTCGGGCGCCAAGGTGGTGGCGACGTCATCGGCGCTGACGCATTACAATTTCCTGGCGCAGAGCTCGGCCACCGTGACCGAGGATCCCTCGCTTTCGGTAATGTTTATCGTCCCGATGAACGCGCCGGGAATCAAGATGTTCTGTCGCGTTTCCTACGAGGAAACCGCAAATCGCGTGGGGCAGCCCTTCGACTATCCGCTCTCCTCCCGGTTCGACGAGAACGACGCCATCCTCGTGCTCGACAATGCCTTCATCCCCTGGGAAGACGTGCTGGTGCTGCGCGACGCGCCGAAGATCCTGTCGTTCCATCCGGCGTCGGGCTTCATGCACGGCTATTGCTTCCAGGGCTGCACGCGCTTCGCGGTCAAGCTCGATTTCCTGGCCGGGCTGCTTGCCAAGGCGCTGCGCGCCACGGGCGGCGATGCCTTCCGCGGCAACCAGGCGGCGCTCGGCGAGGTCATTGCGCTCCGGCACATGTTCTGGAGCTTCTCGAACGCCATGGCCTACAATCCCCAGCCATGGGCCAACGGCGCGGTGCTGCCCAACCTCGAGGCGGCGCTCTCCTACCGCACCTTCATGTCCGAAGCCTATCCGCGCGTGATCGAGACGATCCGCCGGGTCATCGCCTCCGGGCTCATCTACCTGCCGTCATCGGCGCGAGACTTCGACAACCCGGAGATCAACCGGTACCTGGCCCAGTACGTCCGCGGCTCCAATGACATGGGCCATATCGAGCGCATCAAGATCATGAAGCTGCTCTGGGACGCGACGGGCACCGAATTCGGCGGGCGCCACGCGCTCTACGAGCTCAACTATGCCGGGGCGCCCGAGGAAGTTCGCCTGCAGGTGCTCAAGGGCGCCGAGCGCGGCGGACGGCTCAAGCAGATGGAAGAGCTCGTCGACACCTGCATGAGCGACTACGACGAGAACGGCTGGACCGGCGACACCTGGCTGCCGCCGCTCGCCAACTGA
- a CDS encoding helix-turn-helix domain-containing protein has translation MGQITFWTSGRGVYRIEDQVWDFSAPTVSFVPSNVVHGFTIEPGTDALVVSVADGMLKDLAGLTNLPLDAPEFVEKSVESTDWDRLSCVLEMIAQEYRQGHRNDKILMNLVAIALSHIARLGADRPIIAQSANLALAQAFRRLVDEQFRDSWPLDRYVQTLGTTPHLLDKASRQILRMSPKEVVLERRLLEAKRLLLFTIRTVEDIAYETGFKDAAYFSRFFRSREGEAPAAWRRSRT, from the coding sequence ATGGGCCAGATTACCTTCTGGACGAGCGGTCGCGGCGTCTATCGCATCGAAGACCAGGTCTGGGACTTTTCGGCGCCAACCGTCAGTTTCGTGCCGAGCAACGTCGTCCATGGTTTCACCATCGAACCCGGCACCGACGCCCTCGTCGTCTCGGTGGCCGACGGCATGCTCAAGGACCTCGCCGGACTGACCAATCTGCCGCTGGACGCCCCGGAATTCGTCGAGAAATCCGTGGAATCGACGGACTGGGATCGGCTTTCCTGCGTTCTTGAGATGATCGCGCAGGAATACCGGCAGGGCCACCGAAACGATAAAATTTTAATGAATCTCGTGGCTATCGCGCTCTCGCATATCGCCCGTCTTGGCGCCGACAGGCCTATTATCGCCCAATCCGCGAACCTGGCTCTCGCCCAGGCATTTCGTCGCCTCGTCGACGAGCAGTTTCGCGACAGCTGGCCACTGGATCGCTATGTCCAGACCCTGGGCACGACCCCGCACCTGCTCGACAAGGCCTCGCGCCAGATCCTGCGGATGTCGCCCAAGGAAGTCGTCCTCGAGCGCCGACTGCTGGAAGCCAAGCGACTGCTCCTCTTCACCATCCGCACGGTCGAGGACATCGCCTACGAGACCGGCTTCAAGGACGCCGCCTACTTTTCGCGGTTCTTCCGCTCCCGGGAGGGGGAGGCGCCAGCGGCATGGAGGCGCTCGCGGACCTGA